A region from the Chrysoperla carnea chromosome 4, inChrCarn1.1, whole genome shotgun sequence genome encodes:
- the LOC123299342 gene encoding uncharacterized protein LOC123299342, translated as MSERGFAHGSVRKRGHQHHPRYDGTRRRNPTPFKTSINSTGYNLQENVSTCDDVLTDRKQVTTNQSVNNNNNTEDQSRIIDLTTVEEDVITEKLDNVKSHKNNKNLKIRSHSPRKPSPPPSTKTAEEDVMCQDISLMTRSAGEGSSQSDTDEEDPEIEELASLRCPSERTEVIAERETRRRRRCADYPGLAFGRSIFSSDTMMKFSIIRNELHNIMNTQLKRVRSLFSFECIFFPICLCRPHTDMWCMVSI; from the coding sequence ATGTCCGAGCGAGGTTTCGCTCATGGCTCAGTTCGAAAAAGGGGTCATCAACATCATCCCCGTTATGATGGAACAAGACGAAGAAATCCAACACCATTTAAAACATCAATAAATTCGACAGGTTATAACCTCCAAGAGAATGTGTCAACTTGTGATGATGTTTTGACAGATAGAAAACAAGTGACCACCAATCAAAgtgtaaataataacaataatacagAAGATCAAAGTCGTATAATTGATCTAACAACCGTTGAAGAAGATGTCATCACCGAAAAATTAGATAATGTTAAATCacataagaataataaaaatttaaaaatacgaaGTCATTCACCAAGAAAACCATCACCACCACCATCAACGAAGACTGCTGAAGAAGACGTCATGTGTCAAGATATATCATTAATGACACGATCAGCTGGTGAAGGTTCGAGTCAAAGTGATACCGATGAAGAAGATCCAGAAATTGAAGAGTTGGCAAGTCTACGATGTCCATCAGAGCGTACCGAAGTGATTGCTGAACGTGAAACAAGACGACGTCGCCGGTGTGCTGATTATCCTGGCCTAGCATTTGGACGATCCATATTTAGCTCGGATACgatgatgaaattttcaataatacgcaatgaattacataatattatgaatactcAACTTAAAAGGGTACGTTCTTTATTCAGTtttgaatgcattttttttccgatttgtCTTTGTCGTCCCCACACAGACATGTGGTGTATGGTATCTATCTAG